The genome window TTCTTTGTAATTAAGGACGAGATTTCTCCAACGCTTGATGACACTAGACAATTCTAAGAGACTAATTATTCAAGCTATGAATGGATCCAACATGCATGTCATTGTACCATTTAAATGCAGTTCATTTTAGGTAATACACAAATTATTTTACCATGGAATCACCATAGGTGTTTTGACTATAAACAAAAGTGTAATCATTCCATGTTTTGTTGGATGAAATTATGGAATTTGATTCAGACTTTAATCTTTCATCTATAACTTCGGAATGTGTTTCTTCCATCTCATTTGATTTGGATGATATATGCAATTTGACTTTGATTTATTTATGAGAGATTATTTAAATGGTTCAATGATATGCACATTGACATTATTTTATGGGAGAATGTGATACGCTAAACCAAATAAGCACTTGAAGTCGATGTTTTTAGTGTCTTGAAGGCCTTGATTTGGTGTCGTGGAAAACATAAAGATTACTGGTACATGGAGTGAACAGTTCCCATAGACATAGAATCCTAATCTTTAGTATTACTTAGATGGATGATATCGATTTGGAgactttttatttgatttggaatGTCATTGACTTGATTTGAGAGGTTGATGGAGACATCCTGCAACATTGATTTGAAAGGTTGCAAAGACTTTCATATTGATTTGAATTGGAGACTACGAAGAGATGACTTGACCAAATGGAAGAAACTTACTCAATCAGAGCCTCTTCATTTTGACACTCCCCCTAGTGCTCCCACTTGATGATGATAACTCCTTGTACTTCAAGGTGACGCCTCTTTCCATTTAAGGATTTAGAGCAAGCTTATGAAAAGTTCACTTCTTCTCCTTATTATTGTTTTAGCTAATGCAATAATGCCTATTTATATGAGTAGGCTTGAGAACATAAggttaaaaaaatataagtttGACACAAATTTTATCTCTtatatttatcttattttttgagaaattatcatatttaattaagatttatctcatttatttattcagtgacattatataatttaattagGTTAAACCTGATGCAAACAAAATCCTGTTATCACAACTGGATTGATTTGCTAGGAACAATGATACAAATAATAACAAAGTGAAATTGATAGTAGGAAACAATATGAGAATCACTTTCAAAAGGGTATGGAATCACTCCTAGGAATCTCTCCTATCACAAAGTAATTTTCTCATATCAAAATAAGGTGATTGTAATGGAAAATAAAACTACTTTATGTAGGACTCTCAAAGTCCCACCTTATTGCAACCGTGGCTAATATCTTGGCCACTAATTACTCCACTAGTTAAATAATTGAAATCATGTTAATTGCCACAGTTTTCACCTCCATCCATGCTCTTGGAAGCACGCCACAAATGATCTTTAATAGAAAGTCCACACCAACGTTCACACTAAATGTCTTGATGAATTTGAATCCTTCATGGAACCAGACTTGCCTCTTGCATCAAAACCCATTACAAATTTTGAATGGATTCAATTTAAAACAACATTTTCAATCTAACTAGGCACAATTCATTTAATTGTGATTGTAATCTTTGGCCATGCGAGTGTATTTTAATTGAAATTTATATTGGTGTCTTGTTTTGTAGTTTGAAAAATCTAATTATGGACGGTTACAAATGCCTTTTATTTAAATATAGATATAGTattcttataaaaaaagaaattattttccTCCCACTTTAGGTTCACCAGTTCATGCCTTACCTAATGGTACTTAAGCCTAAGAAAATACCTCTTAGTGTGATAGAGAAttgaatttcttatttttcttataaatcacttgatttgaacatccgatattgATGTGGGATAGTTGGGATAGTTTAACATCTTCATTgtgaaaatatagaaaaaaataatatctaAATATTTATTAAGCCATAATTTTAACAAatctaatttaaaataaaaaatttaatctcttttgaataaatttatacaaaataaattttatcatACAGTCCAAAATAACTTTTGTTATACATCCGTACATGAGCGAAGCACCCTTCCATTCTCTAGCAGGCAGCAGCGACCACTCAGCGAAGCACTTTTGTCTGTGCTTATACATTCTGAGACTCCATAGTCGATAATATAATTTTGGATTCCTCTATTGATTGTTGAATAATGGAGACGTTCAATATGTCTCTGGTTTCCACTTCTTCTCCGAAGCTGGTGTTGGGATTCACTTCCTTGAAAAACCCTACTGGAGAAACCCTTAGTCCCAGAATCTTCCCAGTTGGTTCTCGCATCTCCTCGGTTCGAAGTACCCGGACTGTTCCTCGCTGTTGCAGGATTTCCGTCTCTGCTCTTGCTCACTCTCATAGATTCCGCTGGAGCACTGCAGGCGCTCCAAGAACTTCCCGGGATGGTAATTCCATTTCACGTTAAGAATTTCTTGAATTGAAGAATTAACTGAAGCATAAACTAAAAGATGCTATGAGAAGCATATAATTCAACCTGGACAGTGATTATTTGCTAATTTCTACTGAATTTGATATATCACACCTGAAGATGCTCGTACATTTCAATTTCTGCTATATATTGACAAAGTAACTTCTGAAGTCTGGGTTATATTATCAGTAAAAGAATGCCTAATTCTTTAAGTTTGAAAAACAACTGGTGTTGGTCCTGTTGGATAATCTCGTGAACTGAGAATTCACTGTTAACTTTGCGGTAAGAAAAGGTAAAAGTGCAAACCTGAAAAATGCATAGGAATTATACAGAAGAAACACGTTAATGGGTTTGGCCTTTTAGAACTGCTTacatgaaccctaaaccctcCAATAGTTCTTTGATTGATCTCTTGATCCCGCTTTTTGAGCTGAACCACctgaatgaaagaaagaagagttGTGGGCCTGTAAAAATGATGATTTACTGAAATACTTGGCTGATTTTTTAAGGAGAATTCTATGAAATTAAAAGAACTAGAAATATAAGTGAAAAGTTTTCAGAGACTCTACTTTGAGTTCAGTTTTATCAATCTTTTCCTTGTGGGAGTGGGATTGCTCTTAGTTTCCGTAGTATGatcattttcttcttatttcGCTTTTATGTTTGTGAGTTGTGACTGTTCTTGATCCTATTTTGTGATACAGTTCTGAGGGAATTAGGTGCTAAAAGTTTCGCTAGCATTTCTTCTTCGAGTAGTCAAGAGACCTCTTCAATTGGTGTTATCCCGCAGCCACTGCCTCCCCCAGCTTCAAACATGTAATTGAATTATTCTCTTCAATTGTAGTACTTTTGTCTTTTCTAGTGAAAGGTCTATTACTGGATAATCTCGTTGATAGAGTCACAGAGTGTGAACTGTACAATAGTTTTCATGAAAAGGTTTGATATAGTTAATCACGATCCACAATTTTGTAGGAGTTTATTCTACTTTGGTTCTTTTGCCCTCCCATTTTCCTGTATAttcatgttttaaaatttttggattATGCTTGTAGGGGTTCACCTCTTTTCTGGATTGGAGTTGGTGTTGGGTTATCAGCACTGTTTTCATGGGTGAGGACAAGGATGCAATTCAAGTTATTTTGTCGTATTCTTTTATCAAGCAGATGTCTTCtggagtttttttgtttttttttttttctcttttctctctctctctcggttaGATTGAATGATTTTTGGTTAAAATGACAGGTTGCTGCAAACTTAAAGGTGAGTGCTATTCTTCAACTATGTAAGTGTATTGCCTATGTGAATTCAATTACTGTCTTATTCCCATTGCTAATTAGCATCAtaacatcaaaacatcaaacaaTGGGGAtcttttgcatttttgttttaGGAATCATCAACTTGGTTCtgagtgaagattcaatttgaCATGTTGCTTGATCAGAGAAGtcatattgaaaattaatttccaTTCATCATGTGGTTGGTGCATCCCTTTATCAATCACAGGAAATTTATTTTATCACTGGTATCCAGAACTgccattttttttgtgtggtttTATTCTCTTATGACTTGAAGTGAATTTACCTCATGAATGCTTGAGTAAAGCTTTCAGCAAGTTACTTCTGCTTATTATCCCCCATGAATAATTTATCAATCTAATTGCATCTAGTAAACCACATTTATAAAGGTTAAAAGATGTTTTGATTTAATGTGTGTGCATTTGCAGGAGAAAACAGATGCATGTAAATGCTGTTGTATTCAGTTATCACTTATCAATATCTTGGACTATCTTTTACTTATAGTTTCTCACTGTTTCATTATCTGCAAAGTATACAATAAAACAGTTGAGAGAGGAGTAAGATGTAGTGAGACAGAAGAATGcttagttttctttctttcttcccttTTAACTACTTTTTCGTTTGAACAGTGGTGTTTTTTTTACAATCTCTTGACGAACAAAACCTAGTCATAGAGAGCCAATTATCCCTGAACTTATTTGATAGGAACTCCCACATCAGAGAGATGGGGGAGTTAAGTGCAATTTATAAGGAGGGCACATGCCACTCCTTAACATGTCCAATGGGTTTTCACATGATATGGATTGGGCCTTGATTGTGGAGGCCTATTGAACTACAATCGGTCCATGGGTATGGGCCTGGGCTCTCCAACGTCCATGAAACACTGGCTTGGGAGGGGTCTTTATCACAATATCAGTAAATCTAAAAATAAACCAACAAATAAAGAGAGGGGCTTTGGGAAAAGGGGGTGGGGGAGATGGCAAGCTGCGTATGCCTAAACCACTGTAAAACCCCAAGTAGCTTCCATGCCATTTATCGACGACCAAAACCTTTTTCAATATGCTGCTGCTGCCACTTATGGTTTGCCATAAGAGGTGAGACAGATCTAAGTGAGGGATGAGAAATTAAGGATACAATCCCACGACTTATcattatcaaagcctttatcccaaaagtttggtgttgactacatgagtttatgagaatatCAACAGGAATCCACCACTtgtattcattttctctattcatttctatcatggatcatacattcatcctCTCTTATTAACTTCACATAATTTCTTATTAATTCCAACCATTTCTTTTAGGTCCTCCTTGTTGCTTCTACACTCTCCTATACAATTTCTGTTGTTCCTCCTCACCGTCGCACAACTATTTCTATGTTGAACATGTCCATACCATTTTAAACGATTTTCTCGTAACCCCACGACttatcaaaataataataaaaagaagtGATTGAGGATAAATGGGAAATTAGAGCGAGAGGGATGCAGAGAGAAAACAACATTTAGATCCAGGGTTCTCTGGAAGAccaatagaaaaaagaaagagatccaTGGCTAGAGTATGaacaatggagaaaaaaaaattagattgaGACttcttagagagagagagggggggagagagagagagagagagagacaattgAACTATGGTACTGGAATAAAATCCTGATTAAACTATAAGGGACAATTTTACTACTTAGGGTTGTGTGGTAGTAAGTGTCTTTGCTGAAGGAGATACCATTTTATTATCAGTTGCCACACTCATGTGAAGAAGATATAATTGCTGAACGATATGGATGCAAAGGATCAGTTGAGGGTGTATACTTGGATATGATTGATTGGTGATAGTAAATTCTTGATAAGGAGTTCCAGTtcagatatatttttttgaggaATAATGTAGCCTTCCCCAAGTATTTGAGATTATggttattatttctttttcttttgagatATATACAAACACGAATACATGGCTGCATTGGTACGTTTTTATGtccatagaaaagagaagaatttgTACCATAAATTTATTCTCCCTCTATCAGGACATAATGATTTGGCATGTTTACTTGTCTGTAGATGTGCAAGAAAGCTGTCGGGGAACTAACAGTGTTTTTATCCAATTGTCTATTTCTTCTTTTAGAAATATGCTATGCAGCAAGCTATGAAAACTTTGATGGGCCAAATCAACCCACAAAATAGTCCATTTGACAGTGCTGGATTTCCTTCGAGTTCGCCTTTTCCATTTGCAATGCCTACCACATCACCTTCTCCGCCTGCTTCCCAACCTGCACTTATGATGGATATTCCTGCAACAAAAGTGGAAGCAGTTCCAACGATTGAAgtcaaagaagaaaggaaagatGAACAAGGGAAAGATGAAACGAGGAAAGTTGAATCAGCAGCAAAGAAGGAACAAAAGAATTATGGTAATGAGGGACCTCTTACATTTCTGGAACATGTGCTGTTTATGTCTTATGTTTCTTTCACTATGCATGCATAATTTAAGTGTAAATTGTGGCTTTATTACTAGTAATGATGATCGAATTTGATGCCCCTTAGCATGTTGGATCTTCATGTTTAGTATTTTGGTAGTATCATCCATCTCTCAATTCCTTTACTTTGGAATTTGTTAGAAATtcattttaattatatttagaTTAACGTTTTAGGGTTAAATGTTAAACAATCTAAATTTTTGTCTGATCTTGTAAGTTTGCGCGGggtggggtggggggggggggggatctgATGCCCTTTGGAGAATGAACCCAAATGCAGAATTATTTCTCTCAATTTAAATTTGGAAatctttttctaaatttttcttGGATCCTCATACATGATGTGTCAAAGCGGGTATTTATGAGATTAGATCATCTCTTTAAATTGTAACTTTTTGTCACATAATATGGCTatttgagagttgagacttATGTGAGCACGTGTGCAACCTTTTTCAAGAAATTGATTCTGTAATCATGTGTATATACATAACCACTTGCCCCTCTAGTAGTACACTTCTGTCCATCTTGACGAAGCTTTCTTTCTAATGCTGAAATGAGTCTGACGTGTTCAAGATGGGAAGGCTAATACTTTTTTATGGCGAGTATTCTTGAAAGTAGAATTAGTGGTTGAGATATTGGGCTCACTGCATTGCTCATTAATGACGAATTCATTCAGGTGCCAAGATGCGAAATTCGAGTTATACAAAAGTGGGTTTTGTTGCCAATTCTAACGTGGTCCTTCTGGAGGTTACACATCAAAAGTCTGTATTGTTCTCACATTAGGAGCCGTATATGTCACACATAGAATATTGACTATTCAGCCATGCTAATGTTCGTGATTCCAAATTTGTGGTGCCTCTCTGAAAATACCTAACATAATGCTTAAAATTTCAGTTCTTCAAATTGAGAGTAACTAGGTAAATTACTGCTTCTATTTTGGTGTATATACGTACATTTATGGTGAGAGTATAATCATTCTCACATGCTCATAACAACTACATGTatgatgtgtgtgtgtctgtgtgtacCCCTCACTCAAAACAGGAATTGCCTCCTGCACTGTCGTACATGGAGATGATTGTTATTGCCTCACAAGTTTGCTACTTGTTAGAAAGTAAATACACGACGACTTCTATGCATCTACTTTTTGGTTATTCGTGCATGTTGGATTTGTAGGACTCTTCATCATCTGAGCCTTTAtgccaaaagtttggggtcaccTACATGAAtaaatgagaaaatcaacagAATCCATCGTGTATATTCATACTCTTATCAACTCttattgaaatataatttttgacTACTTCAAATCATGTCTTTTAAGGTCTTCCTCTTtgcttcctactctctcctatgcAAATTCTCTTGATTCTCCTCATCGTTGCGTCATTATCTCTATGTTGTACATGCCCAAACCATCTTAAAAGGTTTTGTCGCAACTTATCTTCCATTGCTGCTCCTCCTatcttagatctaataatctcatttcttatcttgTTTTCCTCTGTGTGGCCACACATGGAACAAAACATTCACATTTCTGTTTCATGTATTTCTTTGATATATTCTCTTAATAGCCCAACACTCAGAACCGTACATCATCTCTGGTCATATAGCCGACCTATAGAATATTTCCTTCAACCTATAAGGAATCCTTCGGTCGCATAAAAGTCAGGATACACTCCTCCACTTCATCCACCCGTTTTTAATTCTATTAACTACATCTTCGCTAATGTCTCCGTCATCTTGGAAAATCGATCCAAAATATTTGAAGGGCTCTTGCACGAAATGTTTTTTACTTAATTCTCTCTTGCACCTTTGGTCTGCAGCTTTTGTAGACGTTTCTCCTGAAGAAACTGTTCAAAGTAGTCCTTTTAAAAGTGTTGAAGATGTGGATGAGACTACTTCGTCAAAGGATACTCAATCTGCCAGGGAAGTAAGTCCTAATCAGTACACTGTCTGCAGAATATGTGGCACTTCTGATTCACAGTTGCagggtttaatttttttttaacgtaATCTGGTGACTTCTCAGAATGGATCTGTGTCTAAGCAGAGCGGAGGTGCCTTCGAGGGCTCCCAGTCTACTGGTAAGTAAGACGCCAACTACGCCTACATTTCATTTTATTGACTAAAAAATTCCTTTATATTGATTGCATTATTATCATTGTTGTCATCATAGTTATCATAAGCCTTTATCCCAGACAATGTTGCAGTCGGCTACATGAATCATATCTTATAAAATGCCACACTCTCAGCTAATCCTACAGTGTTTATGGCTTtatgccctttttttttttttaatcttttccaTCCATGTCTTTTTGGGCCTCCTCCTTTTAATATCTCCTACTTGAATTTTTAGAACTCTATGCACCACTGCATTAAATTCGTCACTTTTATTCTGGTTGTTTCATTTGCTTGTCAATGCAAGTTTAGAATCTTGGTCGACATTTATTTATGCTCTTTGTTTTCTGATTGTTGTTATGAAACATGTGCAGGTGCTTCGTAGGTTGAGCTTATGAATAATGTTCACTGCTTGCCTAGATTTTTGTATGCTTTCCTGTAATTAGAATATGCTTATGTCCATCTGAATATCCATATGTATATGTCTGAATGGCCTTTTTACCATCTAATCAGTTCTTGTAGATAGTTCATCTTTGTCTTATCATATAAGGTTGAGTTTTTTGCTCCTGAGGTTAGATGGTTCTTTTAGTTACAGTACTCATGATTATTGGTACTTGTCGCATCAGTTTAATCTGAACTAG of Tripterygium wilfordii isolate XIE 37 chromosome 13, ASM1340144v1, whole genome shotgun sequence contains these proteins:
- the LOC120013384 gene encoding protein TIC 40, chloroplastic-like, with amino-acid sequence METFNMSLVSTSSPKLVLGFTSLKNPTGETLSPRIFPVGSRISSVRSTRTVPRCCRISVSALAHSHRFRWSTAGAPRTSRDVLRELGAKSFASISSSSSQETSSIGVIPQPLPPPASNMGSPLFWIGVGVGLSALFSWVAANLKKYAMQQAMKTLMGQINPQNSPFDSAGFPSSSPFPFAMPTTSPSPPASQPALMMDIPATKVEAVPTIEVKEERKDEQGKDETRKVESAAKKEQKNYAFVDVSPEETVQSSPFKSVEDVDETTSSKDTQSARENGSVSKQSGGAFEGSQSTGSVLSVEALEKMMEDPIVQKMVYPHLPEEMRNPTTFKWMLQHPEYRKQLEDMLNNMGGSSEWDNRVMDTLKNFDLNSPEVKQQFDQVGLTPEEVISKILANPEVAMAFQNPRVQQAIMECSQNPMSIVKYQNDKEVMDVFNKISELFPGMTGSL